The following are encoded together in the Arvicanthis niloticus isolate mArvNil1 chromosome 9, mArvNil1.pat.X, whole genome shotgun sequence genome:
- the St3gal5 gene encoding lactosylceramide alpha-2,3-sialyltransferase isoform X3, with translation MTYPEGAPLSDVEYYANDLFVTVLFKSVDFKWLQAMVKNESLPFWVRLFFWKQVAEKIPLQPKQFRILNPVIIKETAFNILQYPEPQSRFWGLDKNIPTIGVIAIVLATHLCDEVSLAGFGYDLSQPRIPLHYFDSQCMGAMNWQAMHNVTTETRFLLKLIKEGVVEDLSGGIH, from the exons ATGACTTATCCGGAAGGGGCTCCACTGTCGGATGTTGAATACTACGCCAATGACTTGTTCGTTACTGTTTTATTTAAGAGTGTTGATTTCAAGTGGCTTCAAGCAATGGTAAAAAATGAAAGCCTG CCATTTTGGGTTCGTCTCTTCTTTTGGAAGCAGGTGGCAGAAAAAATCCCACTGCAGCCGAAGCAGTTCAGGATTTTGAACCCAGTTATCATCAAAGAAACTGCCTTCAACATCCTTCAGTACCCAGAACCTCAGTCAAGATTCTGGGGTCTTGATAAG AATATCCCTACGATCGGCGTCATTGCCATTGTCTTAGCTACGCATCTGTGTGATGAAGTCAGCCTGGCAGGCTTTGGATATGACCTCAGTCAACCCAGGATCCCTCTGCACTACTTTGACAGTCAGTGCATGGGCGCCATGAACTGGCAAGCCATGCACAATGTGACCACAGAGACCAGGTTCCTCCTGAAGCTCATCAAGGAGGGCGTGGTGGAGGATCTCAGCGGGGGCATCCACTGA